TTGCGACAAACCCTGGACCTCTACGTCTGCCTGCGGCCGGTGCGTTACTTCAGCGGCGTCCCGAGCCCGGTGCGTCATCCGGAGTTGATCGACGTGGTCATCTTCCGCGAGAACACCGAGGACATTTACGTGGGTATCGAATGGGCGGCGGAAAGTCCGGAAGCGCGCAAGCTGATCAATTTTCTGCAGACCGAGATGGGCGTGAAGAACATCCGCTTCCCGCAGACCAGCGGCATCGGTGTCAAGCCCGTGTCGCGTGAGGGAACGGAACGCCTGGTCCGCGCCGCCATCCAATACGCCCTGCTCAAGCAGCGCCGCAGCGTCACCCTGGTGCACAAGGGCAACATCATGAAGTACACCGAAGGCGCCTTCCGGGACTGGGGCTACGGCCTAGCCGCGCGCGAGTTCCGCGATCAGACGGTGACCGAACGCGAGACGTGGATCCTCGGCAACAAGGAGAAGACCCCGAACATTTCCGTCGAAGAGAACGCACGCCAGACCGATCCCGGCTACGACCTGATGACCCCGGATCAGAAGGCCAAACTGCGCGCCGAGGTCGAACGCGCCCTGAAGCTGTGGGGCACGCATGGCGAGGGCAAGTGGAAGAAGAAACTGCTGGTCCGCGACGCCATCGCCGATATCACGCTGCAGCAGATCCTGACGCGACCGAAGGAGTTCGACGTGATCGCCACCATGAACCTGAACGGCGACTACCTCTCCGACGCCCTTGCCGCACAGGTCGGCGGCATCGGCATCGCTCCGGGTGGCAACATCAACTACGCCACCGGCCACGCGATCTTCGAGGCGACGCATGGCACGGCACCCAAGTATGCCAACCTCGATCAGGTCAATCCCGGTTCGATGATCCTCTCCGGCGTCCTGATGTTCCAGCATCTCGGATGGAACGAAGTCGCCGACATGATCGTCAAGGGGATCGAAGGCGCCATTGCCGCCAAGACGGTCACCTATGATTTCCACCGCCTGATGGAAGGCGCCACGAAGGTGAAGTGCTCTGAGTTCGGCCAGGCGATCATCAAACACATGAAGTAGCACTCAGCTGTCAGCAATCAGCGATCAGCCAGAAGGTAGGGGCGCACGGCCGTGCGTCCCTGCCATGACCGTTGTTGTGAGGCCATGACGATGGAACTCGATCCCCGCATTCCCGGACAGTACGTCCAGCTCAAAGCCAAAGAATCTCCGGACAAGGTCATCTTCACGTTCGAGGGGTGGTCGAGCGGCCTCCCCGACGAAGTGATCACCTTTGGTTGCTTGTGGGAAAACGCCGCCAAGGTGGCGCAGGAGCTTGTGCGCCAAGGGTTACATCCACGTGACACCTTCGCCCTCTTCATGCGCAACCATCCGGAGTTTATCTACGGCATCATCGGCGGGTCGATCAGCGGAACCGTCTTCGTTCCCATCGATCCGCGGCAAAAGGGAGACAAGCTCCGCTACCAACTGACCCATGCCGAGTGCAAAGCCGTCCTGACCAGTACCGACCTGTTGCCGCAGCTCGAAGA
The DNA window shown above is from Candidatus Binatia bacterium and carries:
- the icd gene encoding NADP-dependent isocitrate dehydrogenase gives rise to the protein LRQTLDLYVCLRPVRYFSGVPSPVRHPELIDVVIFRENTEDIYVGIEWAAESPEARKLINFLQTEMGVKNIRFPQTSGIGVKPVSREGTERLVRAAIQYALLKQRRSVTLVHKGNIMKYTEGAFRDWGYGLAAREFRDQTVTERETWILGNKEKTPNISVEENARQTDPGYDLMTPDQKAKLRAEVERALKLWGTHGEGKWKKKLLVRDAIADITLQQILTRPKEFDVIATMNLNGDYLSDALAAQVGGIGIAPGGNINYATGHAIFEATHGTAPKYANLDQVNPGSMILSGVLMFQHLGWNEVADMIVKGIEGAIAAKTVTYDFHRLMEGATKVKCSEFGQAIIKHMK